The genomic stretch CAGCAGTCGGTTGCGTCGACCGAAGTACTTTCCGCGCAGTCTTCCCGGCACCCACTCCTGCACCCACGAGGTCCACGAGACGCCGACGATCGCCTGGAGAAACGCCGACAAACCGAACAGCAGGAAGAACCATCGCCCCGCCGCGTGCATGTCGTCCTGCGGGATGTGATGCACGGCGATGCCGAGCGCGATCCACACGATCAAGTGCGCCCACGAGAAGAAGAGAGCGATCTGCTTCTGCGACCACCATTTTCCGAGCACCGGGATGATCAGCATCTGCACGACGTTGCACCACGCGGGCAGCGACGCGATGACGCCGAACATCGTCTCCCCGAGCGGGAAGGTCTGCGTCAGCAACATGGCCACGATGAAGTTGCCCGGCAGCGTGAGGTAGACGATCGGCATGGCGACGAGGCCCTCGCCGGTGCACAACGCGAGGTTGCGCCGCAGCGTGCTCTCGCGCTTGCGCGCCTGCCCGGCCGAGGAGGGTGAGGAGGACGACGTCATGGTGCGGATCGCGTGCGTGGATGGTCACGCGCGTGCCGCAAAACTCAAATGGGTTTTGTCGCGGAGGACGGGTTCACTACTTTCGCCGCATGCCACGCGTGATGCGCGCCATGGAGACGAGGACGATCGACACGCCGGCGCTTGCGCGGGCGTTGCTCGGTCGGCTGCTCGTCCTGCGCGACGAAGGCGACGACGAGCCGCGACGCCTCCGCATCACGGAGACGGAGGCGTATCACGGAGCCGAGGATCTCGCCTGCCATGCCGCGCGCGGTCGCACGGCGCGCACCGAGGTGATGTTCCAGCCGGGCGGCGTGTGGTACGTCTACTTCGTCTACGGCATGCACGAGATGCTCAATCTCGTCACCGGCCCGCGCGACTTTCCTGCCGCCGTGCTCGTACGCGGGGTCGAGGGTTGCAGCGGTCCGGGTCGGTTGACGAAACGTCTGCGCATCGATCGGCGTTTCAACGGTCTGCCGGCCGCGCGTGCCACCGGACTTTGGCTGGAGGACGACGGTCTGCGCATCCCCGACGCCGAGGTGAGCGCGACGCCGCGGATCGGAGTCGACTACGCAGGGCCGGACTGGTCGGCGAAGCCTTGGCGTTTCGTGTGGACTCCGTCGCGTTCGATCGCCTCGAGCGCGTCCGTCACCGCCGTCAGCACGTCGTCGATCGTGACCGCGTCGGTGCGTTCGCCGCGGCGCACCACGCGCACGTGAGCGCCCGGCGGCGCCCATACCGCCGGATCGGTCGGACCGAACACGAGCGCGCACGGGCATCCGACCGCCGCAGCCACGTGGGCCGGGCCGGTGTCGTGTCCGAGGAAGAGCGAACAACGCTCCAGAACCGCTGCGAGCATCACGGGCGGATCGTCGCGTAGGACGAGCGTACCCGTCGGGAGGTCGCGAGCGAGCGCCGCGAATTCCGGGCGGCCCGCCTCGGCCGTGCCGAGGATCACCGCGAGACGTCGATCGCCGAGTTCGCCGTGCGTGCGCAACCGCGCGAGGACCTCGAGCCAGCGCGCCACCGGCCAATTTTTCGCGGGCGACCCGCTACCGGGGTGCCACGCGATCCATCCGGCCGGATGCGCGGGCAAACGACGCACTGCAGGGGCGCGATCGACTTCCGCGAGACGTAACCTAAAAACGGATACGTCGCCCGTCGTGCTCGGGTCGGTGCCGATCACGTCCGCTACGGACGCGAGGAAGTGTCGCGCGGCCGGTTCGGTCTTCGGTATCGAAGGCGCGGATACGAAACGTCGCGGCCCCATCGCCATGAATCCGAGCGCGGCGAAGTCGCGTGCGATCGCGCAGTCCGGGTCGGGCCAGAAGTTCACCACGAGATCGAATCCACGCAGGAGGTCCGCGAACGCGGGTTCGACGTGCAGCGCGGCGGGATCGTCGGCGCCGAGCCGCGACCAGCGGCGTTCGTTCTGGTCGTGCGCCTCGTCGATCAGGCCGGCGCTCCGGGCGAGTGTCGCGGCGCGCGCGTTGCCGACGCAGACGATGCGCGCGGAAGGCCAGCGCCCCCGAAGCGCCGCGAGCGCCGGGAGAGTGACGACGAAGTCGCCGAGCGCTCCGCCGCGCAGCACGAGGATGTTCACGATTCCTGCACTTCGACCAGCGTGCTGCTGATCGTTCCGACCTTCACGCGGAAGTCCATCCGCACGATCTGTGGATCGTCACCGCGCGAGATCCAGAACTTCATCGAACCACCCTTGGCGAAGAATCCCTTCGGTTCTCCGAGCTGTCGTGGTTGCACGAGAATCGCGTCGAAGCGACCGGCCGGCGTCCGCACCCGGTCCTCTTCGATCGCGGCGAGTTCGATGTCGTAGATGTCGTCGTCGAACGCGATCTTCACGCGTCGCACGTCGCCGGGCTTCAGGTTCCATTCGCGCACCTGCAGCATCGTGACCATGATGTCGTAGACGGGCTCGTCGGGTAGTTCCGCCGTGCCGCTGCGATGCGGGCGGATGTCGTCGGTGTGCCGCACTTCGCCGGCTTCGTAGTCGAAGATGGTGGTCGATTTGGTTTCGCGCTTCCCGTCTCGTCCGGTGATCTCGATGCGCTGCGGTCTTCCGGTCTCGGGATCGATGTAACAGGTGGAATCGTTTTCCAGCGGATAAAACGTCTTCACGATCCCGCGGCTCTCGGTCAATACGCGTACGCGCGCCGGATCCTCGGGTGTCTCTCGTCGGAATGTTTCGATCGTCGTCTCGCCCGCGGAGGAGACGAGACCCCAGCCGAGTTTGAAGACGAGTTTCTCGCCGGGGCGAAGGAAGGAAAGGGGATCGGAAACGGACATCGGTGACGACGTGCTCGCGTCTTGTGCCGCGGCGAGCGGGAGCGCGAGCACCAAGGCGGCGAACGTGTGCAGAATGGAGTGAAGACGCATGGAGACGGTGGACCTGTCAGAACGCCTCCGGACCGGGCTTGTTCCGACGCCTGCCCGTGACGGAAGTCGGGATCGACCGGGTCGCAAGGGGAAAGACGCGACGGCGGGAGACCACCCACAGGCGCTCGTCGGTCGCGAGGCGGTCGTTCCACGGCACGCCGCCCGCCCACGGCGAGAATGCCGGCAGCACGATCCGCCTCGGGCCGACCACGCACGCGGGCATCTTGATCCGCGTGCCGGCTCCGTCGCTCCAGAACGCGGCCGGATGGTGGTGACCGACCACTTCCACGCATCCGCCGGGCACCTCGCGGGTGCGATCGCCGTGGTGAAAGAACCAACCGCCCAGCTCGAGCGTATCCGACATCTCGAGACGCGCCCGCCGGTCGTGGTTTCCCGCCACGAGGCGAACCTCCAGACCGCCGGCGAGACGCCCGAGCGTGCGTGCGGCGCGGTCCTCGGAGCCCGCGCGATGGACGATGTCGCCCACGATCACGAGGCGTGAGGCTCGGGTCTCGGCGACGAGCCGGTCGAGACGGGCGTCGATGTCGTCGTCGCCCCAGATTGGGAGGAGGCGTCCGGCGTCGCGTTGCGCCTGCGCGTAGCCCCAGTGGACGTCCGCGACCACGAGGGTTCGTATCGGAGCGATGAATACGGCGGGGCCGGTGTCGAGAAACACGCCGGGAGCGACTTCAGCGCGTGTCGTCGTCGTCGAGTCGTGCATACATTTCGTGGAAGAGACGTTCGATCGCCGCCTCGGGGTCCTCCATCATCATCGTCTCGCGGATGCGGCTGGCGTGGATGCCGAAGGCGAACGGGCTGATGCGCGGCGTCTCGACGGTCGTGATCGGGAGGGTCCGCATGTCGTCGAGGAAGGCGAGCGCACCGTCGCGATCGAGGAAGCGCAGCGACGCCTCGGCGAACGCCTCCTCCAGCAGCGGATGATCCGGTTCGTGGCGTCGCAGGACGTCGTGGATGATCTCCGCGCTCCATTGCATCTGCCGTTGTCCGCGAGCCTCCCCGCGCAGCCGCCGTGGGACCATCAGCGCGGTTTGCGCCACGCCGCGGAACTGCCATTTCACCAGTTGCGACTCGAGCAGCGCCGCACGCAAAGCCTCCTCGGCGCCCTCGCGTACGAAGCATGGGCGCCAGTCGCCGTCCGGCGGGAGTTGTTCCGCGCGCAGGCCGAGCATGAATCCGTAGTCGTCGATCGTCACGAGGGCGTTGCCGCCGTGGAGTTCGCGCACGCGGCGGGCGACGATGCGCGACAGGGCGTCGTTGACGGAGCGTCCGACCAGCGCGTGAAACACCACGTGCCGCAGATCGCCGTCCGCGTGGATCTCCACGAGCAGGAAGTGCGGCGTCGGGATGTGCGACACTCTCGCTTGGAGCCGGAACTGACGGACGAGGGCGGCGGCGTTGATCGTCGTGATCGTGTATTCACGCTCCAACCACGCGATCGTGCGCTCGTCGTCGGCGTCGGCCGCGAGCCGTTCGGCCAGAGCGCCGCGGAGCGAGGACACGTCCCGGGCGAGGCCGGAGGCGAGCGGGATCTTGTTCGCGTTCCAGCGCGGCACCGTCGGGAGCGCGCGCTTCGCGGGTTCGACCTTGGCTTCGAGCAGCTTCGCCTCCAACAACCGGTAGGGCCGCCCTTGGAGCACGAACACGTCGCCGGGGGAGAGTCGTTTGACGAACGACTCTTCGACCTGCCCGATGCGGCGCATGCGGTGCCGCACCGTGACCATGGCGTCGCTGTTGATCGTGCCGATGTTTTGGAACAACTCGCGCGCGACGCGCGGGTGGGGCAGGCCGAGCTTTCCGTCGTCGGTCGTCGTGACCTTGCCGAACACGGGGCGATACTGCCGTTCCAGCGCCGCGCCGCCGCCCTCGAGGTAGCGGAGCACGCGGTCGAAGTCGGCGCGGCGGAGCGAGTGGAACGGGTGGCTCCGGCGCACCAGGGCGAACGCTTCGTCCGGTGTCCGGTTTCCGGATACGGCGAGCACGGTGAGAAACTGCGCGAGCACGTCGACCGGGTTCTCCGGCAGGCGCAGCGGCTCGAGCTCGCGCCGGCGCATGGCGCGTCGTGTGACGACGCACTCGGCGAGATCGTTGATGTTCGTCGCCACGAGCACGCCGTGACTACTCTCCCCGAGCGAGTGGCCGGAGCGGCCGATGCGTTGCAGCGCGCGGGCGACGCCCTTGGGTGCGCCGACCATCACGACCGTGTCGACCGAGCCGATGTCGATGCCGAGTTCCAGGCTCGTCGAGCAGACCACCGCACGCAGTTCGCCGCGCTTCAGGCGGTCTTCGACGTCGAGCCGCACGCTTCGGTCGAGCGAACCGTGGTGCACCTCGATCTCTTCGGCGAGCGCCGGCATCGCCTGGCGCAGGCGCAAGCCGATGGCCTCTGCGCCGCTGCGCGTGTTGGTGAACACGAGCGTGGTGCGCCGCGTTTCGATCAGGTCGCGCAGCTCGGCCACGATGCGCATGCCGGTGTACCCGGCTGCCGGATACGGGTGCTCGCGCAGCGGGGAGAACACCTCCAGCTCCGGCTCGCGGTCGTCGTGGACCTCGACGATCGCCGCAGTTCGGCCGGGGCCGCAGAGGAAGTCGCGCATCAGCGGCAGCGGATGCACGGTCGCGGAGAGGCCGATGCGCACGGGTGGGGGCCGACCGGACGCCACGCAGAGATCCACCAGTTGCTCGAGGCCGACGGCGAGGAGCGAGCCGCGCTTCGATTCGGCGAGCGCGTGCAGTTCGTCGACGATCACCCAGCGCACGCGCGCGAGCGCCGAGGCCTGAGCGGGTTGAGCGAGCAGCAGGAGCAGGCTCTCCGGCGTGGTGACGAGGATGTGCGGCGGTCGCCGGCGGAGGCGCGCGCGCTCGGCCGCGGTCGTATCCCCCGTGCGGATACCGATCTCCACGAACGACCAACCGAGTTCCTCCAGCGGAGCGCGAAGGTTCTTCTCGATGTCGTAGGCGAGGGCGCGCAGCGGCGAGACGTAGATGGCGAGCACGCCCGGACCGATGCGACCGTCGTCGTGCGCTCGCGCGAGACCATCGAAGACGCCGAGGAAGGCGGCGAGCGTCTTGCCGGAACCGGTGGGCGCCGTGAGCAGGAGATCGCGCCCAGCGAGCACGTGCGGCAGCGCTTGTTCCTGTGCGGGCGCCAAGCGGCCGAATCGACGGGCGACCCATGCGGCGAGCGTCGGATGGAGCGCGCGTGCAGCGGTGGATCCGGACGTGGGCGTGATCGTCTCAACCATGGGTCGCGCGCAACGCCTCGACCATGCGGCGGCAGGTCTGGAGCGTATCGATCTCGGCCGGTGTCTTGTCTTCGCGGATACGCGCGATGCGCGGGAAACGGAGCGCGTACCCGGAGTCGTGGCGATCGCTCGGTTGGATCGAGTCGAAGGCGATCTCGAGCACGACCTTCGGTTCGACCAAGCGGAGCCGGCCGCGGACCTCGAGGGTCGTCTCGAGGAAGCGTTCGGTCAGCGCCGCGATCTCGGCGTCGGTGAGTCCGGAGTAGGCCTTGCCGACCACGCGCAACGAGCCGGTCGATTCGTCGCGCACGGAGAAGGTGTAGTCGGAAAGCACGCCGCGGCGTTTGCCGTGTCCGTATTCCACGCCGGTCACGACGACGTCGAGCGTGGCGGCGGCCTTCTTGAGTTTCAGCCAACCGAGACCGCGACGGCCGGGCAGGTAGCGGCTGGCGGGGTCCTTCGCCATGAGACCTTCGTTGCCACGTGCGCGGGCGCGATCGAAGGTCGCGTCGATTTCTTCGGCCGTCGTGGCCTCGCTGCGCGGAGCGACGGCGAACACGTCGGGCAGGACGAGTCGCTCGAGGTGGGCGCGTCGCTCGGCGAGCGTGCTCTGCAACAACTCGTGGCCGTCGACCCAAAGCAGATCGTAGAGCCAGAGCGAGACGGGTACCTCGGCACCGAGAAAGAAGTCGTCGCCGCGGCGGCCGAGGCGCCGTTGCAGTTCGGAGAAGGGCAGGGCTCGACCGTCGCGCCACGCGAGCAGTTCGCCGTCGCCGATGAAGTCGGCCGGGCAGGCGCGCGCTGCGTCGGCGAGTTCGGGAAATTGCGTGGTGATGTTGCGCAGGTCGCGAGAGAAGAGCACCACCTCGCTGCCGCGCTTGTGGATCTGGCAGCGGATGCCGTCGTACTTCTCTTCCAACCACACGGGCGCACCGAGGCGATCGACGATCGACTGCGCGTCGGGCTCGGGACTCGCGAGCATGAACTGCAACGGATGAAACACCCGCAGCGTGACCGCGCCGAGTGCGCGGGCGCGGGCCGCACGGGCCACGACCGTGACGTCGCCGCAGCGCACCGCGGCCTCGCGGACCTCGTCGAGCGTGTGCTCGGTGGCGCGTGCGATGGCGTCTTCGACGAGTCCCTCCTTCAGGCCGATGCGGAGATCGCCGGTCACGATCTTGAGCAGGTACTTCGCCTCGACGGGTGCGATGCGGCGCAGGCGCTCTTCCAGCAACGCGAGCTTGTCCACCGGACCGCGGGCGAGACCGAGGCGATCGAGAAACACCTCCACCTCGGGGAGCGTCCACGCTTCCGGACGCGTGCGACCGGCGAGGATGCCCTCGGCCGTTTCGCCGCTGTCTCCAAGACGTTGATACGCGGCGCGGTAGTCGCTTTCGTTGATTCCGGCGACGGCGAGGAGCGCGCGCTTGATCACGGCCCAGCCGAGTTGCAGCGCCCGGCCCGAAGCCTGAGGAAACGGCCGACCGGTGAAGTAGAGCGCGGCTGTGCCGAACACGTCGTCGGGCAACGACGCGAAGTAATCGGCGAGCAGCGACGTCTTCTCCAGTTTGCCGTGGGCCTTGCGCACGGACTCCGCGACCGCGGCAAAACGCCCGAAGGCGTCCGTCCGGTCTGCGAGCGCGGTTTCCTCCACGGCCGACGCGCCGCGGCTCGGCTCGACCGCGGCGAACGCCACCGTCGCCGCGCCGCCGGTCGGCATCTCCTCCTGCGCGGTCGCGATCGGCAGCTCGAGTTGGTTCTCTTCGCCGAGCGCCCAAGCCTCGATCCCGCGGGCGCGGAGGACGCGTGCGAAGTCCTTGGTGAAGCCGTGCACGGTGTAGACGCGTTTCGGCTGCACGGCTTCGACGAAGCGCAGCAGATCGTCGTACCCGGCGTGATCGGAGAGCGGAAAGATCGCGTCGCACTGGTAGCGGAAGACCGCGCCGGGATCCATCGCCCATCCAGTCACGGCGGCGGTGCGGCGTGGCGAGATGCGGCGCAGCCACGCGGAGTTGTTGGACTGCGGCGGACACATCACGACGTGCCCGCGCACGTCTTCGAGGCTGAAGCGGTGGTAAGGCGGAAACTGCACGCCGAGCGCTTCGTAGACGCGCGTGTTCTTCCACGTCTGCGTGTGCAACATCACCGGCAGGCCCGCACCCGCGAGACCGCTGAGCAGCTCCTGGCTCTTGCCGAGGCTGTAGCCGAAGATCACGGGCACCTCGCCGTCTTCGATCGCGGCGCGACAGAAGCGCACGATCGACGCCATCACGTCTTCGGTGGGCGGGAACACGTAGTGCGGCCGACCGAAGGTGGTCTCCATGATCAGCGTGTCGGCGCGCGGCGTTTCGCAACGTTCGGCGGAGAGGCCGGGTCGGAGTTTGAAGTCGCCCGTGTAGAGGAGCGATCCGAGCGCGTTTTCGGCGCGCAACATGGCGGAGCCGAAGACGTGGCCGGCGGCGTGGAGCGTCACGCGCGTGCCGTCGTCGAGTCGGTGCGGTTCACCGAACGCGAGAGCGATTTCCTCGCGCTCGCCGGGCATGCGCGCCTGCATGAGCCGGAGCGTGTTCTTCGAACCGAGCACGAGTTTGTGCGGCGCCATGTGGTCGAAGTGCGCGTGCGAGACGAAGCAGCGCGCGACCGGGAAACGTGCGTCGAGGTGCCAGCCGATTTGCGGCAGGCGGATGCCGTTCGAGGCTTGGACGATCCACGGTTCCATGCGGTGAGGAGGGAAACGCGTTCCCCGTCGCGCGCAACGTCACGGATGGATCAACACCGCTCTCCCCCGCCCACCGGCGGGTCGGACGGATCCAAGCGGGAGCAGAACCACGGATGGCACGGATGACACGGATACCGAGATTCGCGTCGGAAGTATCGGGACAAAGAGCGTCACCCTCCCGCTCAGTGGGGCATTCTTGTAGTCTGCGCTTTCATCCGTGTCATCCGTGCCCTCCGTGGTTTCAACTGCTTCTTCCGGCCGCTCACACGGGTCTGAGATACTTTCGCTTCGCCAAGCGCCAAGCCGTGACGAGAAATGCGGTCAGCGGGATCGCGAGGATCATGCCGAGAATTCCGTTGAGCGCGGTGCCCCAGAAGAAGATCGCGATGATGATCGTCACGGGGTGCAGGCCCGTCTGGTCGCCCATGATCTTGGGCGTGAGAAAGTAGCCCTCGATCATTTGCACGAGGATGAAGACCCCGAGACAGAGCCCGACCGTGAGCAAGCCTCCGTCGGACTGAAAGTAGGCAGTCGGCAAGACCGCCGCCAAGCCGAGGATCGTGCCGAGGTAGGGCACGATGTTGAGCAGCCCGGCGAAGATGCCGAAGACCACTCCGAACTCCAATCCCGCGAGCGAAAATCCGAGCGCGAGCAACACGCCCATGATCAGGCCGATGAGGAGTTGCCCGCGGAAGAAGGCGACCACGATGCCGACGAACTCGCGCGCGAGAAACGTCACGTCCTCGCGCGTGTCTTCCTTCAGAAACGGGAGATACTCCGGCAACGAGCGCGTGGGGTCGTCGTCCGATTGGAGGAAAAAGAACAGGTAGACCGGTACGATCGCGAGGTTGGCCACGAACCCGAAGACGCCGACCACCGTGCCGCCGGCGGACTTGAGGTTGGGCAGCACCCCCATCGCGAAGCTGCGGATCTGCTCGACGGCGCCGTTGATCATGCCGCTGAGGGTCTCGTTGGCCATGGCGCGGTTGTAGAGTTCCACCCACGCCGGATAGACCTCCTCGAGTTCGGTCCCGGCTCGCTGCCAGAGGCCGGGGACGGCGTTCACGAAGTCCACGATCTGCCGCACCAGTTCGGGTACGAAGAGCAGGAGGACGGCCACCACGAGCAGCACGAAGGCAAGGTAGAGCACGAGCACGCTCGGGATGCGCGACAGCCGCGCCTTGCGCTCGAGCAGTCCTACGACCGGGCGCAACATCAGGGCCGTGATCCCTGCGACCGCGAGCGGCCACAAGACGTGGGCAAACATCCCCACCAGCCGGCCGAGCACGAAGACCACGACGGCGAGCAGGGAGATGATCAACAGCAGGGCGATGAACCCGAGGGCGAAACCGATCAGCCTGCGTTGCCCGGGGGTGAAGAAGGAGGAGCCAGCGTCGGCCATGACGCGCGCAGTGTTGTCGGCGCTCCGACGCCCGCGAGCCGAAAAGCGGTGCGCAGGCGCGGAAGCGACGCCCCTGCGCACGCACTGCTCTCGCCGCGCGGCGCACCGCATCGGGTCAGTCGGCGGTCTCGCGCCGATTCCTCGGTTGCTGCGCCGACTACGTCGCGTTCAACCCGTCGGGTTGTCGTCCGCGATCCCGAGCCGCATCTGCACGTCCGGCCGTTCCTGCAATTCGTCGAGGAGCTCGTCCACGCTGAAGTCGGCCACCACGAAGTCGTCGTACTCGAAGGTCGGCGTGAGCGATTGGCCACTGACTTCTATCATCCGCTTGAGGTGAGGGTAGCTCTGGTCGACGTCGCGCACTTCCACTTCCACACCGTGCGAGGAGAAAAACGCGAGGGCCTTGCGGCACCACGGGCATCCACGCCGAACATACAGTATCGGCACGTGTTTCATGTCGAAAAGTGTACCCGCTCGCAGCACCCGGACAAGCCTCGTCGGCAAGGTTTCCCGCGAGGCTTGTCGCGGTGATCCGACGTTCGCGCCTGCCGCGCCGCCGCTACGTGCCCACCTTGAACTCGCGACGCACGCGCGCGAAGGTCTCGACCGCGAAATCGAGATCCGTGTCGGTGTGTGCCGCAG from Opitutales bacterium ASA1 encodes the following:
- a CDS encoding ATP-dependent helicase, whose product is MVETITPTSGSTAARALHPTLAAWVARRFGRLAPAQEQALPHVLAGRDLLLTAPTGSGKTLAAFLGVFDGLARAHDDGRIGPGVLAIYVSPLRALAYDIEKNLRAPLEELGWSFVEIGIRTGDTTAAERARLRRRPPHILVTTPESLLLLLAQPAQASALARVRWVIVDELHALAESKRGSLLAVGLEQLVDLCVASGRPPPVRIGLSATVHPLPLMRDFLCGPGRTAAIVEVHDDREPELEVFSPLREHPYPAAGYTGMRIVAELRDLIETRRTTLVFTNTRSGAEAIGLRLRQAMPALAEEIEVHHGSLDRSVRLDVEDRLKRGELRAVVCSTSLELGIDIGSVDTVVMVGAPKGVARALQRIGRSGHSLGESSHGVLVATNINDLAECVVTRRAMRRRELEPLRLPENPVDVLAQFLTVLAVSGNRTPDEAFALVRRSHPFHSLRRADFDRVLRYLEGGGAALERQYRPVFGKVTTTDDGKLGLPHPRVARELFQNIGTINSDAMVTVRHRMRRIGQVEESFVKRLSPGDVFVLQGRPYRLLEAKLLEAKVEPAKRALPTVPRWNANKIPLASGLARDVSSLRGALAERLAADADDERTIAWLEREYTITTINAAALVRQFRLQARVSHIPTPHFLLVEIHADGDLRHVVFHALVGRSVNDALSRIVARRVRELHGGNALVTIDDYGFMLGLRAEQLPPDGDWRPCFVREGAEEALRAALLESQLVKWQFRGVAQTALMVPRRLRGEARGQRQMQWSAEIIHDVLRRHEPDHPLLEEAFAEASLRFLDRDGALAFLDDMRTLPITTVETPRISPFAFGIHASRIRETMMMEDPEAAIERLFHEMYARLDDDDTR
- a CDS encoding AI-2E family transporter, encoding MADAGSSFFTPGQRRLIGFALGFIALLLIISLLAVVVFVLGRLVGMFAHVLWPLAVAGITALMLRPVVGLLERKARLSRIPSVLVLYLAFVLLVVAVLLLFVPELVRQIVDFVNAVPGLWQRAGTELEEVYPAWVELYNRAMANETLSGMINGAVEQIRSFAMGVLPNLKSAGGTVVGVFGFVANLAIVPVYLFFFLQSDDDPTRSLPEYLPFLKEDTREDVTFLAREFVGIVVAFFRGQLLIGLIMGVLLALGFSLAGLEFGVVFGIFAGLLNIVPYLGTILGLAAVLPTAYFQSDGGLLTVGLCLGVFILVQMIEGYFLTPKIMGDQTGLHPVTIIIAIFFWGTALNGILGMILAIPLTAFLVTAWRLAKRKYLRPV